The following coding sequences lie in one Desulfomicrobium escambiense DSM 10707 genomic window:
- the gcvPA gene encoding aminomethyl-transferring glycine dehydrogenase subunit GcvPA: MPFIPHTPEEQREMLAAIGVDSIEALFEDIPAKFRAGELNIPSGLSEMEVRQKLDKTAARNHTDLTSFLGAGFYDHYIPSAVDALCSRGEFYTAYTPYQAEASQGMLQAIFEYQTAVARLMDLEYANASLYDGGTALYEAIMMAVRHTRRSRILISESVNPIYRVMLDSYTTNLKLDLVTVPHKDCNTDMDAMLAALNDETAAVIVQNPNFFGTVEDFTALFEKARERKIVSVISTYPVMQSILKTPGSMGADIAVAEGQSLGLPLSFGGPYLGIMACNKQLIRQMPGRIAGRTVDKNGKTGFVLTLQAREQHIRREKATSNICSNQALCALRALMYISLLGPQGLKKTAQTGIERAHYAANRLERLPGVRVVNQPFGNEFTVKLPVRAYEVIDKLLDMKFVPGFPLGRYYQGMDNHLLVACTEKTTKQCIGILAELIGGAL, encoded by the coding sequence ATGCCCTTCATTCCGCACACTCCCGAAGAACAGCGGGAGATGCTGGCCGCCATCGGCGTGGACAGCATCGAAGCCCTGTTCGAGGATATTCCCGCAAAATTCCGGGCCGGGGAGCTGAACATTCCCTCCGGCCTCAGCGAGATGGAAGTCCGCCAAAAGCTCGACAAGACAGCGGCCCGGAACCACACGGACCTGACCTCGTTCCTCGGGGCGGGCTTCTACGACCACTACATCCCCAGCGCCGTGGACGCCCTGTGCAGCCGCGGCGAGTTCTACACGGCCTACACCCCCTACCAGGCCGAGGCCTCCCAGGGCATGCTGCAGGCCATCTTCGAGTACCAGACCGCCGTGGCGCGCCTGATGGACCTCGAATACGCCAACGCGTCCCTCTACGACGGCGGCACGGCCCTGTACGAGGCCATCATGATGGCCGTGCGGCACACCAGGCGTTCGCGCATCCTCATCTCCGAGAGCGTGAACCCCATCTACCGGGTCATGCTGGACAGCTATACGACCAACCTCAAGCTCGACCTGGTCACCGTCCCCCACAAGGACTGCAACACGGATATGGACGCCATGCTCGCCGCCCTGAACGACGAAACGGCCGCGGTCATCGTCCAGAACCCCAACTTCTTCGGTACGGTCGAGGATTTCACGGCCCTCTTTGAAAAGGCCCGCGAGCGCAAGATCGTCTCCGTCATCTCGACCTATCCCGTCATGCAGTCGATCCTGAAGACGCCCGGCAGCATGGGCGCCGACATCGCCGTGGCCGAGGGTCAGAGCCTGGGCCTGCCCCTGAGCTTCGGCGGGCCGTACCTGGGCATCATGGCCTGCAACAAGCAGCTCATCCGCCAGATGCCCGGCCGCATCGCCGGCCGCACCGTGGACAAGAACGGCAAGACGGGCTTCGTCCTGACCCTGCAGGCCCGCGAGCAGCACATCCGCCGCGAGAAGGCCACGTCCAACATCTGCTCCAACCAGGCCCTGTGCGCCCTGCGCGCCCTGATGTACATCAGCCTGCTCGGGCCCCAGGGCCTGAAGAAGACGGCGCAGACCGGCATCGAGCGCGCCCATTACGCGGCAAATCGCCTGGAGCGGCTGCCCGGCGTGCGCGTGGTCAACCAGCCCTTCGGCAACGAGTTCACGGTCAAGCTGCCCGTGCGCGCCTACGAGGTCATCGACAAGCTCCTCGACATGAAGTTCGTGCCGGGCTTCCCCCTGGGCCGCTACTACCAGGGCATGGACAACCACCTCCTGGTGGCCTGTACCGAAAAAACCACGAAGCAGTGCATCGGCATCCTGGCCGAACTGATTGGAGGCGCCCTGTGA
- a CDS encoding HDOD domain-containing protein, whose translation MLSRALDHIYGGTHASTEVQMTHVYEAPPALTVTAMTNLVKAFEKVGTLHSSLSALDNPDASMKDLGDLVTRDPLLSGRVLKTVNSPFFRTAMDVKSVHTAVSILGLVNLKNLIAFGVLPYSLYKHPVHRRMFKSVWQHMNATAITAAHMAKARQDLDSGTLYTAGLMHDIGKLVLVLLMKNPDENADYPQNLSAEYESLTVTHLQAAWVMATSGSIPGQLKSLVLDHHLPALIPVQQLDCNAEHAKYLTVLFLANQVAKLIAPDGTLLDDVSRLDRLDPSYREIFSQAEAREILLCPGLIDDILANFRVVQASLN comes from the coding sequence GTGCTTTCCCGCGCCTTGGACCACATCTACGGCGGCACCCATGCCTCCACGGAAGTGCAGATGACCCATGTCTACGAGGCGCCGCCGGCCCTGACCGTCACGGCCATGACCAATCTGGTCAAGGCCTTCGAGAAAGTCGGCACACTGCACTCCTCCCTCTCGGCCCTGGACAACCCCGACGCCAGCATGAAGGACCTGGGCGACCTCGTGACCCGCGATCCCCTGCTCTCGGGGAGGGTGCTCAAGACCGTCAATTCGCCGTTCTTTCGCACGGCCATGGACGTCAAATCCGTACATACGGCCGTGAGCATCCTGGGCCTCGTCAACCTGAAGAATCTCATCGCCTTCGGCGTCCTGCCCTACTCCCTCTACAAACACCCCGTTCACCGCCGCATGTTCAAGAGCGTCTGGCAGCACATGAACGCCACGGCCATCACCGCGGCGCACATGGCCAAGGCCCGCCAGGACCTGGACAGCGGCACCCTCTACACGGCCGGCCTCATGCACGACATCGGCAAGCTCGTCCTCGTGCTGCTGATGAAGAATCCGGACGAGAACGCCGATTACCCTCAGAACCTGAGCGCCGAATACGAGAGCCTGACGGTCACGCACCTGCAGGCGGCATGGGTCATGGCCACGTCGGGAAGCATCCCGGGCCAGCTCAAGTCCCTGGTCCTGGACCACCACCTCCCGGCCCTGATCCCAGTCCAGCAGCTGGACTGCAACGCCGAGCACGCCAAGTACCTGACCGTCCTCTTCCTGGCCAATCAGGTGGCCAAGCTCATCGCCCCGGACGGCACCCTGCTCGACGACGTGAGTCGGCTCGACCGCCTGGATCCCAGCTACCGCGAGATCTTCTCCCAGGCCGAGGCCCGGGAGATCCTCCTCTGCCCGGGCCTCATCGACGACATCCTGGCCAACTTCCGGGTGGTGCAGGCGTCCCTGAACTAG
- the gcvH gene encoding glycine cleavage system protein GcvH has translation MNPKELMYAKSHEWVRIEGDEAVVGITHFAQEQLGDLTFVELPQPGDQAQAGKEIGSVESVKAASEIYSPVSGEVVAVNSELENAPELINKEPFGAGWMFRVKLSAQPQGLLDTDAYAELCAAEAH, from the coding sequence ATGAATCCCAAAGAGCTTATGTATGCAAAATCCCATGAATGGGTCAGAATCGAAGGCGACGAAGCCGTAGTGGGCATCACCCATTTCGCCCAGGAACAGCTCGGCGACCTGACCTTCGTCGAACTGCCCCAGCCCGGCGACCAGGCCCAGGCCGGCAAGGAGATCGGTTCCGTCGAATCCGTCAAGGCGGCCAGCGAGATATACTCTCCCGTCAGCGGCGAAGTCGTCGCGGTCAACAGCGAACTCGAGAACGCCCCCGAGCTGATCAACAAGGAGCCCTTCGGCGCCGGCTGGATGTTCAGGGTCAAGCTGTCCGCACAGCCCCAGGGCCTCCTCGACACCGACGCCTACGCTGAACTCTGCGCGGCCGAGGCCCACTAA
- a CDS encoding DUF3999 domain-containing protein — MIFVLLLALLIPVSAFAVSPMDFAGGFVLEAGPGHSLQRLELPFAVYNASARADLGDVRVFNAAGEEVPMHLRRVAAEPVPAVSLPLFRLGPVRGSGDVDFRLQVRTSERGAVVETLVRPSAGESRMILLDATAAPSGLGALRFGLGGGDTMLRVAVRGSDDLATWRDAGGGVLARMEHPGGRILQDRVELSGRAWKYYLLSADQDLSGLESALGEAGTGQAVRRFVPLAGAVVESGTYEYALPAGLPVDLLDLGGDEDSVVGVEVFTPSGDGWRSAARGTLFRLTVDGQRLAGPGLPLRGTLPRLRVAMQGTPEPLRAGWLPHELVFMAQGAGPYTLAVGNPGVQPGKDLLAPMLAGGRADAPMGRAVLGEWRSLGGEGRLKPPLEYTKIALWAVLGLGVALLGAMAWHLARGMDGAGRA, encoded by the coding sequence ATGATCTTCGTCCTGCTTCTGGCCCTGCTTATACCTGTATCTGCTTTCGCGGTCTCGCCCATGGATTTCGCCGGCGGCTTCGTTCTCGAAGCCGGGCCGGGCCATTCCCTGCAGCGCCTCGAATTGCCGTTTGCCGTCTACAACGCCAGCGCCCGCGCCGACTTGGGCGATGTGCGCGTCTTCAACGCCGCCGGGGAAGAGGTGCCCATGCATCTGCGCAGGGTGGCTGCGGAGCCCGTCCCGGCCGTGAGCCTGCCACTTTTCCGGCTCGGGCCTGTCAGAGGGAGCGGCGACGTCGACTTCCGCCTGCAGGTGCGCACCTCGGAGCGCGGCGCCGTGGTCGAAACCCTGGTCCGTCCTTCAGCCGGTGAGAGCCGCATGATCCTGCTCGACGCCACGGCTGCGCCATCTGGCCTTGGTGCCCTTCGCTTCGGGCTGGGCGGCGGCGACACGATGCTGCGCGTCGCCGTGCGCGGCAGCGACGACCTGGCGACGTGGCGCGACGCCGGCGGCGGGGTTCTGGCGCGCATGGAGCATCCCGGCGGCCGCATCCTGCAGGACCGAGTCGAGTTGTCGGGGCGGGCCTGGAAATACTATCTTCTGTCGGCGGACCAGGACCTGTCAGGCCTGGAATCGGCCTTGGGGGAAGCTGGGACGGGGCAAGCCGTGCGCCGCTTCGTCCCTCTGGCCGGGGCGGTCGTGGAGTCCGGGACGTACGAGTACGCCCTGCCGGCGGGGCTGCCCGTCGATCTGCTCGATCTGGGCGGTGACGAGGACAGCGTGGTAGGGGTGGAGGTGTTCACGCCGTCGGGTGACGGCTGGCGCAGCGCGGCCCGCGGCACCCTGTTCCGGCTGACGGTGGACGGGCAGCGCTTGGCTGGGCCCGGCCTGCCGTTGCGCGGGACGTTGCCGAGGCTGCGGGTCGCCATGCAGGGGACACCTGAGCCGCTGCGCGCTGGCTGGCTGCCGCACGAACTCGTGTTCATGGCCCAGGGCGCCGGCCCCTACACCTTGGCCGTCGGCAACCCTGGCGTGCAGCCGGGTAAGGACCTGCTGGCGCCGATGCTGGCCGGCGGCCGGGCCGATGCGCCCATGGGGCGGGCCGTGCTGGGAGAATGGCGGAGTCTTGGCGGAGAGGGACGCCTCAAACCGCCGCTGGAATACACGAAGATCGCCCTGTGGGCGGTGCTGGGCCTGGGCGTGGCCCTGCTCGGGGCCATGGCTTGGCACCTGGCCCGAGGCATGGACGGGGCCGGCCGCGCCTAG
- a CDS encoding DUF1456 family protein, translating to MTNNDILRRLRYALNLDNAALLRLFGLGGHSLSPGDLDLLLKKDEEPGFVDCPDILLLAFLDGLVISRRGPRDQDPTESGELNNNLVLRKLRIALELKDADMLRILEAGGMKASKSELSALFRNPSHRNYMPCRDQLLRRFLAGLAAISREEL from the coding sequence ATGACCAACAACGACATCCTGCGCAGACTGCGCTATGCCCTGAACCTGGACAACGCCGCCCTCCTGCGCCTCTTCGGCCTCGGCGGACACTCCTTGAGCCCCGGCGACCTCGACCTGCTGCTGAAAAAGGACGAGGAGCCCGGCTTCGTCGACTGTCCCGACATCCTGCTGCTGGCCTTTCTCGACGGGCTCGTCATCTCCCGTCGCGGTCCTCGCGACCAGGACCCGACCGAGTCCGGCGAGCTGAACAACAACCTCGTCCTGCGCAAGCTGCGCATCGCCCTGGAGCTCAAGGACGCGGACATGCTGCGCATCCTGGAGGCCGGCGGCATGAAGGCCTCCAAATCGGAACTTTCGGCGCTCTTCCGAAACCCTTCGCACCGCAACTACATGCCGTGCCGCGACCAGCTGCTGCGCAGGTTCCTGGCCGGCCTGGCCGCCATCTCACGGGAGGAGTTATGA
- a CDS encoding CvfB family protein, with protein sequence MSRIGTTASLKIMKLVTGGAFLDSGDLGEVFMSKRELPAGVAVGDEVSVFLYRDSEAVLTGTTARPKAELGQCAFMKVVAVTKSGVFVDWGLPKDLFVPASEQYKPLEEGRSYVILVYLDERTGRLAGTAKLHSHLNEDGSGFVPGQEVDLLICGFSDIGFKAVVDNTHLGLVFRDDAPGELRYGQRVRGFVKAVRPDNKLDLSLLPPGLSGVDMLAGRIVEYLRANGGVAPLTDKSPSEHIAAAFGTSKSAFKKALGRLYKDRKIRLEPDRIVLID encoded by the coding sequence ATGAGCCGCATCGGCACCACAGCCAGCCTGAAAATCATGAAACTGGTCACGGGCGGGGCCTTCCTCGACAGCGGCGACCTCGGCGAGGTCTTCATGTCCAAGCGGGAGCTGCCGGCGGGTGTCGCCGTCGGCGACGAGGTCTCCGTCTTCCTGTACCGCGATTCCGAGGCCGTCCTGACGGGCACCACGGCCCGGCCCAAGGCCGAGCTCGGCCAATGCGCCTTCATGAAGGTCGTGGCCGTGACCAAATCCGGCGTTTTCGTGGACTGGGGGCTGCCCAAGGACCTCTTCGTCCCGGCCTCGGAGCAGTACAAACCCCTGGAAGAGGGGCGCTCCTACGTCATCCTGGTCTACCTCGACGAGCGTACCGGACGCCTGGCCGGGACGGCCAAGCTCCACTCCCATCTGAACGAGGACGGTTCAGGCTTCGTGCCGGGTCAGGAGGTGGACCTGCTCATCTGCGGCTTCTCGGACATCGGCTTCAAGGCTGTGGTCGACAACACGCACCTGGGCCTCGTCTTCCGCGACGACGCGCCGGGCGAACTGCGCTACGGCCAGCGCGTCAGGGGCTTCGTCAAGGCCGTGCGGCCCGACAACAAGCTTGACCTGTCCCTGCTGCCCCCCGGACTGTCCGGCGTGGACATGCTCGCCGGGCGCATCGTCGAATACCTGCGCGCCAACGGCGGCGTTGCCCCGCTGACGGACAAGAGCCCCTCCGAACACATCGCCGCCGCCTTCGGGACGAGCAAATCCGCCTTCAAGAAGGCCCTGGGCAGACTCTACAAGGACCGCAAGATCCGCCTGGAGCCCGACCGCATCGTGCTTATCGACTGA
- the gcvPB gene encoding aminomethyl-transferring glycine dehydrogenase subunit GcvPB, with protein MKTLFQDSSKGRTGVWPKEPKGNTEADIPAYLLRDTAPKLPELSEIDVIRHFTRLSRLNYSVDSNFYPLGSCTMKYNPKFTEAVAAQPGFTNLHPLIPQLKGAGHMTQGALEVLYETEQLLGEITGMSAFTLQPMAGAHGELTGVMLMAAYHNDKGNKKTKIIVPDSAHGTNPASAAIAGYDVVSIQSKNGMIDPDELEKVLDDEVAGLMMTCPNTLGLFECGLERIVKLVHGVDGLLYYDGANLNAIMGKMRVGDVGFDVVHLNLHKTFATPHGGGGPGSGPVGVSQRLVDFLPISRVVKLEDGQYYLNYDYPKSIGYIAPFYGNFGVILKAYAYILRLGREGIVRATENAVLAANYLRKRIEEHLEIPHDRICMHEFVASAAKQAEKGVRALDIAKALLDKGHYAPTIYFPLIVKECLMFEPTETESKETLDGFVDDLIEILGRVETDPESIHDAPVTTPVQRLDEVRAARSMELVDDAGL; from the coding sequence GTGAAAACCCTTTTCCAAGATTCCTCCAAGGGACGCACCGGCGTGTGGCCCAAGGAACCCAAAGGCAACACCGAGGCCGACATCCCCGCCTATCTGCTGCGCGACACGGCGCCGAAGCTGCCCGAATTGTCGGAGATCGACGTCATCCGCCACTTCACCCGGCTCTCGCGCCTGAATTACAGCGTGGACAGCAATTTCTATCCCCTGGGGTCGTGCACCATGAAGTACAACCCCAAGTTCACCGAAGCAGTGGCCGCCCAGCCGGGCTTCACGAACCTGCACCCGCTCATCCCGCAGCTCAAAGGGGCCGGGCACATGACCCAGGGCGCCCTGGAGGTCCTCTACGAGACCGAGCAGCTCCTGGGCGAGATCACGGGCATGAGCGCCTTCACCCTGCAGCCCATGGCCGGCGCCCACGGCGAGCTGACGGGCGTCATGCTCATGGCCGCCTACCACAACGACAAGGGCAACAAGAAGACCAAGATCATCGTGCCCGACTCGGCCCACGGCACCAACCCGGCCTCGGCGGCCATCGCCGGCTACGACGTGGTCTCCATCCAGTCCAAGAACGGCATGATCGACCCCGACGAGCTGGAGAAGGTCCTGGACGACGAGGTGGCGGGCCTGATGATGACCTGCCCCAACACCCTGGGCCTGTTCGAGTGCGGCCTGGAGCGCATCGTCAAGCTGGTCCACGGCGTGGACGGCCTGCTCTACTACGACGGCGCGAACCTGAACGCCATCATGGGCAAGATGCGCGTGGGCGACGTGGGCTTCGACGTCGTGCACCTGAACCTGCACAAGACCTTCGCCACGCCCCACGGCGGCGGCGGGCCTGGTTCCGGACCCGTAGGCGTCAGCCAGCGCCTGGTCGACTTCCTGCCCATCTCACGCGTGGTGAAGCTGGAGGACGGCCAGTACTACCTGAACTACGACTATCCCAAGTCCATCGGCTACATCGCGCCCTTCTACGGCAACTTCGGGGTCATCCTCAAAGCCTACGCCTACATCCTGCGCCTGGGCCGCGAGGGCATCGTGCGGGCCACGGAGAACGCCGTCCTGGCCGCCAACTACCTCCGCAAGCGCATCGAGGAGCACCTGGAAATCCCCCACGACCGCATCTGCATGCACGAGTTCGTGGCCTCGGCCGCCAAGCAGGCCGAAAAGGGAGTGCGCGCCCTGGACATCGCCAAGGCCCTGCTGGACAAGGGACACTACGCGCCGACCATCTACTTCCCGCTCATCGTCAAGGAATGCCTCATGTTCGAGCCCACCGAGACCGAGAGCAAGGAAACCCTGGACGGCTTCGTGGACGACCTGATCGAGATCCTCGGACGCGTGGAGACGGACCCCGAGTCCATCCACGACGCCCCGGTGACCACGCCCGTGCAGCGGCTAGACGAAGTGCGCGCCGCCCGCAGCATGGAGTTGGTGGACGACGCAGGACTCTAG